Below is a genomic region from Armatimonadota bacterium.
ACGTGGTCGAGTCCCTGTCGGAAGCCACGCCTGCTGCCTTGTCGGTCTGCGACGTGGTGCTTCTTGACCTCTTCCTTCCGGATTCTGCGGGGATTCAGACCTTCACTACTCTCTTTGAACGAAGCGACTCGGTTCCGGTCATCGTACTCACGGGTCTGGGAGACGAAGAGCTTTCTCTGAGAGCGATCCAGATGGGCGCCGAGGACTACTTGCTCAAGAGCGATCTTGAGGGCTACTCCCTCGAGCGATCGATCAGGTACGCCATCGAGCGGCACCGCCTGCGCGAGTTGGCAGGGCAGCAAAGGACCGAGATCCAGACCAGCGAGCGGCGTTTCCGAACCATGGCCGACTTGCTCCCCGATATGCTGTTCGAGTGCGATCTCGAGCTGAACGTTCTGTATCTGAATCGGGCCGTCGAGAGCACGCTGGGCTTCGGTGAACAGGATCTTCGCGGCGGCCTGCACCTCAGCACCCTTCTGGGCCCTGGCCCCTTCAACCAGGTCCGCAAGCAGCTTGTCGGAGCCACCGCAGACACCCAGACCTGCGTTGGAACATATAACGTACTCTCCAAGAGCGGTGAGGCGGTCGCCTGTGAGATTCGCTCCACGACAGTAACCCTGGATGACGGCCGCCCCATCGGTTACCTGGGAGTCATCCGCGATGTAACCGAGCGCCAGAAGGCCGAAGAAGCCCAGCGTCTTGCCGCTCTCGGCCAACTCGCCGCCGGAGTCGCCCATGAGTTCAACAATATCCTTGGCGCCATGAGTGGCTGGGCGCAGCTCGCTCAGAGCGACGGACGTCCCGAGTTTTGGGAGAAGCTAGCAAGCACTGTGTCGGCGGCGACGCTGCGGGGTTCGGGCATCTGCAATGACCTACTGACCTATGCACGACCGCAGGAGCTGAAGCGTGAACCCCTTCACATTTCAGGGCCGGTGGACGCAGCCTTGTCGATGGCCACCCGGGAAATTGAGAACGCCGAGGTCTCGGTGGTCAGACGGATAGACCCCAAGCTTCCACAGGTTCTTGGCGACTGGAGCCAACTCCAGCAGGTCTTCCTCAACCTCATCATAAACGCCTGCCATGCAATGCCTGAGGGGGGAGTACTGACCGTTTCAGCAACGGAGACAGGCGGAGACGGGGAGCCAAAAGAGGTCCTGATCAAGGTCGCAGACACCGGCGTCGGCATCCCTCCCGAGAACCTGGCGAGGGTCTTCGAACCATTCTTCACCACCAAGCGTGAACTGGGGGCCGGAGGCAAGAGCGGGACGGGGCTTGGGCTGTACGTCTCGCGAGGGATCATCGAGGCTCACGGGGGAAGCCTGAGTGTCCGCAGCACGCCCGGCGTGGGGACTACCTTCGAGATTCGACTTTCGCCATACACCAAGACCGCGCCTTGCGACAGCGCAGAACCCGAAAGCAACTCGCATAGCCTGCCGGAAACGGAAGACCGCAAACTCGTGCTTGTTGCAGACGACGAAGCCGCGATCCGCGAATTCGTCAGCTATGTGTTGCGGCAGCAGGGCATGGACGTCATCGAAGCGCAGACCGCTCTGCAGGCAAGTCAAATGATCTGCGAGAAGCTGCCGGACGTGGTCATCACGGACCTGCTCATGCCGGGTGGCGGAGCAAAGTGCGTCGTGGATGCAGCGCGTAACCTGGAGCATCCGCCGGTGGTCATCGTCATCACCGGGACCGGCGCGGACTTCCTTGAAACGCGATTGAGGGAGCTCGGGCAACCGCCGTGTATACGCAAGCCCATTGCGGTTCAGGACTTGCTGTCAACGGTGGCGATGGCTATGGGCGAGGCGACTGCCGGGGTGTAGCGGCTCAGGCAGAGACGCTACGCTGATCAGCTGTCCAGAGAAGTCACGCCGCTGCGGATGGCGAACTTGATCAAGTCTGCAAGGGTGTTCGCGCCGACCTTTCGCATAATGTTCGCACGATGAGCCTCCACCGTCTTGACGCTCAGGTGGAGCGCCTCCGATGCAGTCTTGTTCGTATGTCCTTCCGCCAACAGCTGCAATACCTCCCGCTCTCGCGCGGACAGCAGTGCGAAGGCGTCATCTGGTTCTTTGGGCGTCTCGCGGAGATACCCTTCCACGACACCGCCCATCACATCTGGACTCACGTACACCTTGCCTGCCGCGACAACACTGAGAGCGTGGGACAGCTCGGCGAAGGCGCAGTCCTTCAGGACATAGCCGCTGGCACCCGCTCTCAAGGCTTCCGCGACAACATTGCGATCGGACTGCACAGACAGGATGCAGACCTTGGCGGACGGCTGATCGGATACCAACTGCCTGGTTGCCTCAATGCCGTTGAGGTCCGGCATGCAGATGTCCATGAGCACAATATCTGGTCGAAGCTCGCTGATCAATCTTACCGCCGAACGCCCGTCTCCCGCGACCCCCACAACCTCGAAGTCACGGGAGTTTTCGAGCAGCGCGCAAAGACCGTCGCGCACAATACTCTGATCTTCAACGATAACTACGCGGCTGGCCACCGGTCTATCACTCCGCCCTGCCTCATTCTGTAGCCGCGACGAGCCCTGCAAAGGGCACCCTGGATCGCTCAAACGGCCCGGCGGTCACCAGTTCTGCAACAGACTGATCAGTATGCTATCGAAATGCAGGCAGGTGTGCAAGACACAGTCCCTGCCAGACAGGCCAGGCAATAGGCCGGGCAGCCTTCCGAGCACAGCAGGATGCATTGCCGGCCGGCTGGTTCGGAACGAACCGGGGAACCTGTCTGTGAACCGAGTCAAGGTATCTCAAGAGGATTTCACGACACGCCGCGCATCCGCGACAGCGAGGTCTATCCGCAGCTATCGAGACATCGCGCTATCGCGGCCTGAAGCTCACTGACAGTAAATGGCTTGCCCAGGACAACGGTCCGGGGGCGCTCCAGCACTCTGCTTTCGCGCCCGCTCAGAGCCTGGGGTTGGCCCGTGCATATGATCACCGGCGTTGTGGCCCAGGCGCCATCCATGTCTGCGAGCAGATCGACGCCTTGACCGTCGGGCAACGAATTGTCGAGGATCACCAAACTTGTTGTGGCGCCTTGCAGCCTTTCGCGGGCCTCTGCAAGACTCACAACAACTTCCGGACTGAAACCGAGCGCCCGCATCAACTCAGCCGATAACTCCCGGAGCAAATCGTCATCCTCCACGATCAAAGCAGTCCGCTCCATGATTCACCCCGCATTCTGGTCGTGTAGGCGCGAACCCGGCTGTCGCTCAAACATCATCCTATCATACTGAAATCAATCCTGTTGCAAGATAGACGCACCAAGGCGCCAAGTCTCCACGCTGGAAGGTTCTCAACCAACCGCGCGCTAGCGAGCAGCGGTTGCGAGCAACGCGTTTACCGTCCGCAGCAGCGCTCTGAACTCGAAAGGTTTCTCGATCGTCCGCGCGGCCCCCAGGGAGACCACCTCATCATGCAAGGGGCGCTCCAGCCGCCCCGTCATGACAACCACCGGCGGCCTGTCTTCTCCCATGGCCGCAACATACTCCAGCACTCTGCGTCCGCCTCCACCCGGCATCATCAAGTCAGTAAGAACCAGATCGAAACGTTGCTTCTCCAGCGCAGCCGTGGCTTCCGCGGCGTCCGTAACCGCGACTGCCTCGGTACCAAGAGCAACGAACAAGCGTGTCAGCGCTTCCAGAACCGCGGGATCGTCCTCCGCCACGAGAAGGCGCCGCCCCCGGACGTCGGCGGTCATGAACTGGTCGAGAGAGTACTCGCGAGCGGCATCGGCATCCGGCCTTTCTTCACACGCAATCGGGATGCGGATGACGAAGGTAGTTCCCTCTCCGACCTCACTCGTCACATCAATCGTACCGCCATGGGCTTTGACGAGCCCGAGGGACACGGACAGTCCCAAGCCCGTTCCCGACGCACTATCCTCGCCTTGCAGGCGTTTGGTGGTGAAAAACGGATCGAAAATCCGGTGTAGGTTCTCAGGAGGAATTCCCGTCCCGGTATCGCTGATCTGTACCACTACCTCCTCGCCTCCGGCTTTATCGCTCCTATAGTCGGTGGCGAGGGTCAACGTGCCTCCGTCAGGCATGGCGTGACACGCGTTGATCACCATGTTCAGGAATACCTGTTCCATCTGCGCACGATCAACCACCACCATGCGGCGCGCGCTTGAATATTCGCGGCGCACCGTCACACCGGCATTGGACAGTTGTCTTGCGGCAAGCTGCAGGACGGCATCCAGGGTGTCCTCGAGATACGCTTTTTCGCGGCGCGGCTCATCGGGGCGCGCGAAGGCCATGAGGTTTCGTGTGATGTCAACGCCAATGCGAGTGACATGGCGCACGATCTCCGTGAGCCGCCCTTCGTCGGCCGCCCCCAGCTCCACAAGGTCGGCTGTTGAGCTGATGCTTGCCAGTAGATTGTTGAAGTCGTGGGCTACTCCGGCGGCGAGGCTGCCGATGGCCTCGAGTCTCTGTGAGACCCGCAATTGCTCTTCCAGATGCCGCCGGTGCTCTTCAGCCTCCCGCTGCTCGGTGACATCCTGCCACGTACCCACAATCCGCCGCTTCCCGGAAACGCGATCGTGAGTGACTTCACGCACGGCAGTTACGTGGCGCACCCCACCATCGGAATGAACCACGCGGAACTCCAACGTGTCACTGCTGCCCTCTCTCAAGGCCGTCTGCGTGGCGCGGTCGAAACGCTCCCAGTCCTCAGGGTGTATGTATCGGCGGTGCTCCTCGTAAGAAGGTGGAGTCGAAGAGGGGTCGATCCCGCAGATATGATAGATCTGTTCCGACCACTCTACGGTGCCTGTTTCGGGTTCAAGAGACCAGTTGCCGATCTTCGCCAGTCTTTGCGCCGCGATGAGAGACAGATCACGTTCCGCCAGCTCGGTCTCTGCTATTTTGCGCGCAAGCGCGATGCCGATAGACGGGGCCAGCCGTTCGAGTACCCCGAGACACTGGTTACTGATGCGATCGGGCCGGCGATCAGCCACATGGAGAAGCCCCACAGTCTCCGACCCGGACCGCAGCGGGATGATCGCCATTGACTCAAACCCGGCATCCGCGCAGTCACCAAGCAGCGAATTCCGGTGCTCCGCGGGGAGCGACGAGATCAGGCCACTGAGACTATTCGTCCAGAAACTGCCCGTATCGCTGAAACACCGGGCGGCTCGATCGCGTCGGCCCTGGACCACGTCGCCACAGAAACACATCAACACGGGATTTCCCGAAGCGTCTCGTAACAGCCTGCCACCAGCATCTCGTTGGCAGAAGGAATGAACGCGGATCTCGAGAGCTTCCGGGAAACCGAAAGCATCCAGATAGCAATAGCCTTCGCGCTCTCCACTTCGGATACCAACCGCATCACAGCCGGTGAAATCCCGAATCAGGCGTACAACGTTCCCGAACCACGACCGGTCCTTGTCAGGCTGGTTGA
It encodes:
- a CDS encoding response regulator, producing MTQKKIRVLLIEDNPGDVRLIRELLCTGTRQAFELDVVESLSEATPAALSVCDVVLLDLFLPDSAGIQTFTTLFERSDSVPVIVLTGLGDEELSLRAIQMGAEDYLLKSDLEGYSLERSIRYAIERHRLRELAGQQRTEIQTSERRFRTMADLLPDMLFECDLELNVLYLNRAVESTLGFGEQDLRGGLHLSTLLGPGPFNQVRKQLVGATADTQTCVGTYNVLSKSGEAVACEIRSTTVTLDDGRPIGYLGVIRDVTERQKAEEAQRLAALGQLAAGVAHEFNNILGAMSGWAQLAQSDGRPEFWEKLASTVSAATLRGSGICNDLLTYARPQELKREPLHISGPVDAALSMATREIENAEVSVVRRIDPKLPQVLGDWSQLQQVFLNLIINACHAMPEGGVLTVSATETGGDGEPKEVLIKVADTGVGIPPENLARVFEPFFTTKRELGAGGKSGTGLGLYVSRGIIEAHGGSLSVRSTPGVGTTFEIRLSPYTKTAPCDSAEPESNSHSLPETEDRKLVLVADDEAAIREFVSYVLRQQGMDVIEAQTALQASQMICEKLPDVVITDLLMPGGGAKCVVDAARNLEHPPVVIVITGTGADFLETRLRELGQPPCIRKPIAVQDLLSTVAMAMGEATAGV
- a CDS encoding response regulator transcription factor, coding for MASRVVIVEDQSIVRDGLCALLENSRDFEVVGVAGDGRSAVRLISELRPDIVLMDICMPDLNGIEATRQLVSDQPSAKVCILSVQSDRNVVAEALRAGASGYVLKDCAFAELSHALSVVAAGKVYVSPDVMGGVVEGYLRETPKEPDDAFALLSAREREVLQLLAEGHTNKTASEALHLSVKTVEAHRANIMRKVGANTLADLIKFAIRSGVTSLDS
- a CDS encoding response regulator, which produces MIVEDDDLLRELSAELMRALGFSPEVVVSLAEARERLQGATTSLVILDNSLPDGQGVDLLADMDGAWATTPVIICTGQPQALSGRESRVLERPRTVVLGKPFTVSELQAAIARCLDSCG